CATCTCCTGCAGGAGATCCGACACCGCTTCGGTGTCGAAATCATCGAGCCGGACGTGGCGGCTGCGCACCAGCTCATAGGCGATGGGAGCGGCCAGGAATCCGACGGCCGAGCCGACACCGGCATTCGACGGCACGATCACCCGGGAGACGCCGATCTTCTCGGCAACCCGCGCCGCATGCAACGGGGCGGCACCGCCGAAGGCGATCAGCGTGTGCTGGCCGACGATCTCGCCGCGCTCGACCGCATGGACGCGCGCCGCACTCGCCATGTTCTCGCAGACGACCTCGTGCACGGCATAGGCTGCAGTCTCCGCCGACAGGCCGAGCGGCTCGCCGACGCTGCTCAGCAGAGCCTTTTTCGAAAGCTCCGGATCGAGCTTGATCGTGCCACCGGCGAAAGCATCGGGATCGATCATGCCGAGCGCGACGTCCGCATCCGTCACCGCCGGTCGCAGCCCGCCGCGGCCGTAGCAGGCCGGTCCCGGCTCGGACGATGCACTCTCGGGCCCGACGGTGACGCGCTTCATCGCATCGACATGGGCGATCGAGCCGCCGCCGGCGCCGATCTCGACCATCTCGATCACGGGGATGCGCACCGGCAGGCCGGAGCCCTTGAGGAAGCGCGCCGCGCGATCGACCTCGAACACGCGCGAGGTCTCGGGCTGGTACTTCTCGATCAGGCAGATCTTGGCGGTGGTGCCGCCCATGTCGAAGGACAGCACCTTGCTCTCGCCGAGCCTTGCCGCGATCTGCGCCGCGAAAATCGCGCCGCCGGCCGGCCCGGACTCGACGAGGCGCACCGGAAAGCGCCGCGCCGTCTCGATCGACGTGACGCCGCCGCCTGACGTGACAAGGTAGATCGCGCCGCGGAACTGCTCGATCTGCAAGGCGTCGGCCATCCGGGCGAGATAGCCGTCGATCAAGGGTTGCACATAGGCGTTCGCGACCGCAGTCGATGTGCGCTCGTACTCGCGAATCTCGGGACAGACAGCCGAGGACACGGTCACGGAGATATCAGGCATCTCCTCGGCCAGGATCGCGGCTGCGCGTCGCTCGTGCTCGGGATTGGCATAGGAGTGCAGGAACGCAATCGCGACGCTCTCGACACCCAGCTCGCGCAATTTTGGCGCGAGTGCACGCACCGACGCTTCGTCGAGCGCGAGACGGACGGCGCCGTGGGCGTCGACGCGTTCGGGCACGGTGAAACGCAGACTGCGCGGCGCCAGCGGCCTCGGCTTGTCGATGCCGAGATCATACTGGTCGTAGCGGCTCTCGGTGCCGATATCGAGCACGTCGCGAAAACCTTCGGTCGCAATCAGCGCCGTCTTGGCGCCGCGGCGCTCGATGATGGCGTTGGTCGCGAGCGTGGTGCCGTGAATGAAGACATCGATGTCGCTGATATGGGCACGCGCGTCGGCGAGAATGAGACGCATTCCATCCAGCACCGCCTGCTCGGGGCGCTGCGGCGTCGTCAGCAGCTTGCGCGTCTTGCGATCCAAACCCACGTCCAGCACGATGTCGGTGAACGTGCCACCGATATCGACGGCAAGCCGCACCTCGGCTCCCTCAAGCATTCCAAATTCTCCGGCTGATCGTCGAAACTGTCGTCGAAAGCGCAGCAATTTCCATGCCATGGATGACGGGGAATGCCGCGCCAAGCCATTCTGCTTGGCACCTATGCAATAGGCAAGGCGTGTTCGCCGCCCGTGCGATCAGAGCAGGAATGCAAGCGCCGCTTCGCAGCGCTCCTCGACCTTGAGCGTGAGGAGATCATCGGCGCGGGTGCGTCCGAGATTGACCGCCGCAATCGGAATCTTGCGCTGCGCGGCAGCCTGTACGAAACGGAATCCGGAATAGACCATCAGCGATGAGCCGACGACGAGCATGGCATCGGCCTGCGCCAGATGATCCTGCGCGGTGGCGACGATGTCGCGGGGGACGTTCTCGCCGAAGAACACGACGTCGGGCTTGAGGATGCCACCGCAGGCTTCGCAAGCAGGCACCTGGAAAGACGAAAAATCCTCGTGCTCCAGGTCAGCGTCGCCGTCAGGTGCATCGGCCGCATCGAGCGTCAGCCATTCCGCATTCGAGCGACCAAGCGCATGCTGAAATTCATCGCGCGGAATCTTGCGGTCGCAGCCCATGCAGCGAACCAGGTCGAGACGGCCGTGCAGGTCGATCACGTGGCGGTGGCCGGCGGATTGATGCAGCCGGTCGACGTTCTGGGTCAGCAGCATCCCGCACCGGCCGCCCGCCTCGAGCCTGGCCAGCGCGTGATGCGCATCGTTCGGGCGAGCCTGGCCGAACCGCCGCCAGCCGATCAGGCTGCGCGCCCAATAGCGGCGGCGCGTCTGCTCCTCGGACATGAAGGCCTGGAAATTGACCGGCTGGGTCCGTTTCCAGTTGCCGTTGCTGTCGCGATAATCGGGAATGCCCGAATTGGTGCTGCAGCCGGCGCCGGTCAGCACGAACAGACGCTGGTGCCGGGCGACGAATTCCTGGAGCGGATGGTTTGGCAGCGGAGCATTGGTCATGGCGCATGATGTAGTTCGCGCCTGCCCGCTTTGCCAGATCACGCCCGTTCCGGCGGCTCGAAGCCGGCGATCAGCTTGACGAGCTCGCTCTGCCGTGCGGTGCCGGTCTTGCGGAAGACGTTGTGCAGATGCGTCTTGACGGTTGCCTGGGTCAGCCCGAGCAGGTCGGCCAGGGCCTTCACCCCGCTCGCCTTCATGATGGCGTCGATCACGCGGATTTCGCTGGCCGTGAGCTTGTAGAGCTTTGCAAGCGCCTCCAGCGGCGGCGGACTTGCCGGCGAGGACTTGCGAACGAAGACCGCGGCAACGGCGGAATGCAGCGCGCCGGTGCGCTGCCGGTCGCCGGAGGTCAGCGGCAGCACATCGCCAAACCAGTGGCCCGACAGCGCGGCCGAGAGCGAAATCGGACCACCACCCCCGACCGTCGCGCTGCCACTCTCGACAGTCGCGAGCGCGTCGCGGAGTGCCCGCTGCGCCTCGGACGCGACTGCAGCCAAATTTCCGTTTCGCTCGGTCAGCAGCGAGGCCTCGTCCAGCATGGCGCGCCCCGGCGCATTGGTGAAGACCAGGCGCCCGTTCGGGCCGACCAGGAAGACGGCAGCCGTGACGTTGTCGAGGGTCTGTGTCAGCACCGCCTGAGTCGCCCTGCTCTGATCGAACAACCGCCCGATTGAGACGGCGCGCTGGAAATGCGGGACGATCAGCGCAAGCCGTCGGCGATCCTCGGCATCGGCGAGCCCGTGCTCCTCATGCATGCGGACAGCCAGGATCGAAGAGCGCATTGCACTCTTCTCGAGGTTCGTGGCGAGAGCATCGATGAGGCCCTGCGGCCTCATCCACTCCTTGTAAAAACGAGTCTCGACCATTTCGTCGAAGGGGACGAGATCGGTAGATGCGCAGACGATGCCGGCCTCGACGAACGAAGCGGCCGGAAAACAGGGATTGAGGGGAAGATACTTACCGAAATAGAGCTTCGTGTACTGCGGCTCTTCGTTGAAGCTATACAGCACGGCCGATTGCTGGGTAGCCGCATCGTGCCAGAACAGGATGCCGGAGGAACCGCCGACGAACAGGCAAGCCTGTTCCAGGGCACGCGGCCACAAGGTCGGATCGAGCGCAGCGTCGTAAACGAGTCCGATCAGCTCCGATAGCAGAGCAGATTCAGAGGTCACGGCCAACTTCATCATTGCAAACAAGCATGCAGGGCATTGGCGCCTTCAGTCGTATTCTACCACGGAGTTCGAAGTGACTGTGCACGAATATTGCGACGCTGCATGCGCGATGAAGCAGTTCCATCCGCCGATCAATGCGTCGCTGACGGAGCAGATTGTTTCGAAGTCACGCCGGGTTTCGTCGTCGCCTGCTTCTGCGAGACCACGGCCTTGGCCGCCGACGCTTCAGGCGCAGGCGGCGCGACCGGCGCGGACTGACCGACCGACAGAGACACGCCGAACAGGCGCCATTGTCCTTCGACCGGTGCAAACAGCAGCTCGAAATTCACCTGCGAGGGCACCGATGGAAAAAATCCTGCCATGTGCAACAGGCCGTTTGGTTCGATCTGCGGCAGCAGTGACAATTGTGGATCGATGACGGCGACGCCCGAGAGGTCGAGCTTGTCGCCGCGCTGCTTGACAAAAATCTCCGCGAGCCTTGCTGCGGTGTTGACCTGGAACCCGGGTGCGCCGAGATCGCGCAACACGGTGTAGTTCCCGGTCTTGTTGGCGTGATCGAGTGCGAGCAGCGTCGATCGGATCAGCATCAGCACGCCGTTGCGGTCGATATTGGCCGGCTTTGTTGCGGCTTGCGGCTGAGACGGCATGGCCGGGTGTGGTTGCGGCGACGTCTGCTGCGCAGACGTGGCCACAGCGCCCAGGATCAGGAGGCCGAGAACCGATAGCCCAAGGCCCGCGCTTACCCAACGAAGCGTCATTGCAAACGCGTTCTTCCTACCACTGGATCGAGACAGCGCCGCGGCCGCCTGCAACGTTGCGCTCAAGCCCGATGCCGCCGCCGGCATTGGCGATGACGGCGTAGCTCTTGCCGTCATACAGCAGCGCGGTCGCGCCGAGCGCGAATGCGTTGGCACCCTCGAAATTGCCGTAGCCCGCCGACAGCGCGAATTTGCGGCCGGCCTGCAGCGCCGGCATCGAGCCGGCGGCGAGGGCCACCGCGGTGCCGCTACGCGCCTCGAGCCGGTTGTCCATCACCTGCGATTGCAGCGAGGTCACCTGCGATTGCAAAGAGGTTATGCTCGCCGGATTGAAGTTCGACGTCGCGAGATTGCCGGCAGCATCGGTGGTGACGAAGGACACTGGTCCACTCTGCGCCGCAAGGCTTGCGGCGGAGGCAACGCCGGCCAGGCGATAAGTGTTGCTTGCCGTGCCGATCGCAACCTGGTTGGCAGCCGTCGCCGTCGCGCCGGAGCCGATTGCGGCGGAGTTCGTGAAGCTCGCGGTAGCGTTGGTCCCGATGGCGATGGCATTGGCACCCCCGCCGGCGGTTGCACCATCGCCGATCGCGACGGCGCTCGCCCCGGTGGCGTGGGAGTTGTTGCCAGCCGCGAAGGAATTGCTGCCGCTTGCCGTCACCGCGTTTCCCAGGGCGACGGCATTTGTCGTGCTGGCACTCGCGCCGCTTCCAATCGCGGTGGCAGATATCCCCGCCGCGGCGCTGCTCACGCCGATCGCGACCGATCTATCGCCACTTGAACTTGCTCCGGTCTGGCCGGCTACGCCATCGCCCCCACCGATAGCAACGCTGTACTTTCCGGACGACGTAGCGGCGGTGCCGTCAACACCGGCACCAATTGCGGTGCTCCAATCTGCGAAATCACTTTGGGTGTGGTTGGCGTATGCGCCGATGCTCGTCACGCCCTGTCCAGCACCGATGGAGTTTGCGCCGGCACTTCTGCCCACTGATGTGCTGGAGGCGGTCGCAGAGGCGCCAGCGCCGATCGCCGTCGCCGCCTGGTTGCTTGCGCCCGCATTATCGCCAAGGGCAGTGGCACCGGCTCCAAACGCGGCGGCGCCGTTGCCGACTGCGGTCATTTGGCCTGGCCCCAACGTTGAGGCGTCACAGTTGCCCAGGAATCCACTCCCATTGGAATAGCAAGTCTGTGCGGCTACCGGAGAGAAGCCCAGCCCAGACACACCCAATATCAGGACGATACCCGCGAACCCGGCGCAATGAACAAGCGCGCCGCCAGCGACGGATCCTATCAAATGGAATATCGACTTGATGATCGCAGGAGGCATTTTCGCTCTCACGTCCAGAGACCGGGTCGGTCCCAATCGTTGAGAACGTGGAGCAAAAGATGGAAGCGAGCATCAACCGTAAGGTTGAGTTCGCCTTGGCGCCTTAGGCTGACAACTCGGTTTTTTTTGGCTGTTGCCGAATTACATCGCGAAGTTTCCCGAGCGTCAAATCTTGCTGGGATCGGAGTCGTGCCTGTGCTTGTGAAGAAACCGGGCAATCTGCCCACGGAGCGCCGCTGTGTCCAACAATGTTCCGACCGACCCGGCGGTGTCGAAGATCTCCCGCTGAAGCGTCATCGGCAGAGAATTCCATTGCATGATGACCGCCGCGCCGAGGCACCGCAGGACACGCTCCTCCTCCGCCGCGAGGGCTGCGCCGCGCAATCGCTCCGTCTCGCCGACGTTGACCGCATCCACGTATTGGTCCGCGAGGACCTGCTCGTTGTCCGCGCGCCATGCAAGGCTATCCTGCAGTCTTTCGAACTTGCTGGTATCGGCCTCGCCTGACGAATTCTTCGCCAGTACGCCATACGCAGCTGCTTTTGCGCGATACTGCAGGAATTTGAACATGCCGCCTCGTTTCGTTGAAAGTCTCGGCGTATTTCAGCCAGCCGGCCAGGCCGGCATCGGGACACTCGGAAAAACCACTGGAGCGTCGAACGTGGACGCGAAACAGCTCTTCAAGGATCAGCTTTTGCGGCTTGTCGGACGACTATCACTCCGCCTCTTGGTCGCGGCGGGAGCGCAAATGCTCTCAGTCACCGATAACGGCCGAGGGCGGGCGGTGATGGGCGATAGATAGTCACCTTTCGCCGAATAGCGAGGCTTGCGACGAACTATTCGTCGCGATGGGAACCGCAACGGGTTGTAACCCTGTCGTCAAAGCATCATTTGAGTCAAAACAGCATTGAAAGAAGCGCAAGGCACCTGCAACCTGATCGGCTCGAACCATGATCGATTTTCCAAATCACAACCGCTCATATGACCGGACGCGACGTGCGGTGCGGTTCTGGGGTCACGACAGCACCATCGAAGCCTCATTCTTCATCGACGAAGGCGCGTTGAAGCAGATTCAACCGGGCGCGCACGCGACCGAATCGGGATTCCTGAACGCGTTCGATTGCAATCGCGACTTGATATGTGCCACGGCGGCCAGGAAGTATGTCCGCGGCAGCAGGGGCTCCTACGATCTGCTCGCAGGAGACTTCTGAAGCGGTCGATGAGTTCGTGATTTCGTCCGCAAACCCACGTGTCTAGCTCGCCCAATTATCCCGAAATTCGGGAAACAGCGTCAGGCCTCCGCAGGCATAGAGGGTCTGCCCCGTGATGTAGCTCGCATCGTCGGAGGCGAGGAAGGCGAACACGGCGGCGATCTCTTCTGGAGTGCCGACGCGGCCCAGCGGAATATGGCTGGTGACTTCGCCGCGCTTCTTGGGATCGTCCCGCCAGGCCTCGTTGATCGGCGTGTCGATCGCGCCCGGGCCAACCGCATTGACGCGAATGCCGCGGCCGGCGAATTCGAGCGCCAGCGTGCGCGTCAGATTGGCCATGCCGCCCTTGCTGATCGAATAAGCGAGATAGCCCGGCTTCGGGATGATCTGGTGGACGCTGGAGCAGTTGATGATGGAGCCCCCTCCCCCGCGCGCCACGAAATGCGCCAGCGCTTTCTGCGCGCAGAGCACGGCGCCGGTGAGATTGACGTCGATGATGTTGCGATAGGTTTCGACATCGAGCGCCTCGCTCGGCGATTCCTTCTGGAAGCCGGCGTTGTTGACCAGGCAATCGAGACGTTTCCAGCGCGAAAGGATCGCCTCGAACATCGCGGCAATCGCATGCTCATTGCCGACATCGGCCTTGACGATGAAATGATCGGGCTCGCCGTGGCCGCGATCGCTCGAAGCTGCCCGCGCCAGCGCGAGCGTCTCATCCGCCCGGTCCTCGTTCTGGAAATAATTGACGGCGACCGTGGCACCTTCCTGGGCGAGCCGGACGGCGACGGCGCGTCCGATGCCTTGCGAGGCGCCCGTCACCAGCGCGTATTGGCCGACGAGGCGCGAATGAAAGGAAGTCGAGCGATCGGTTTGCGGCATGGTTCTCTCCAGGAGGGATGTCTCATCATCGACCGAGGGCGCCCCTTTGTTCCATCACATCGGCGCGCGGCGGTCGACATGTCCCCCAGTTGCGGTGCAGCGACCGATCTTCGTGCAAACAGACAAAAAAGTGATTGTCGCTTCTACGGCGGCCATCACATGATGCAAGGCATATTCAGACTCGAAATCACGCAAAATCAATGCGTTCCGGGGCCACTCCATGACACAGATCGCGATCCAGCCAGCCATCCATCCCCGGCACCAGCCCTGGTACAAGATCCTCTACGTCCAGGTGTTGATCGCAATCGCGCTCGGCGTGCTGATCGGCTATTTCTATCCCGATCTCGGCAAGGCCTTGAAGCCGCTTGGCGACGGCTTCATCGCGCTGATCAAGATGATGATCGCGCCTGTCATCTTCTGCACCGTGGTGCACGGCATCTCCTCGATGGGCGACCTCAAGCGCGTCGGCCGGGTCGGTTTGAAGTCACTGATCTATTTCGAGACTGTCTCGACCGTCGCGCTCGCCATCGGCCTGCTGGTCGGCGAGGTGCTGCAGCCCGGGCACGGCTTCAACATCGATCCCGCCACGATCGATCCGAAATCGGTGGCGTCATACGTCACCAAGGCCCACGAAGACGGCATCGTCGCCCATCTGTTGGGGATCATTCCCGACAGCTATGTCGGCGCGATCGCGCGCGGCGACCTGTTGCAGGTGTTGCTGGTCTCGATCCTCTCAGGCTTCGCCATCGCCTTTCTCGGCAAGGCCGGCGAGCCCATCGCGGAGGCGATCGACAAGGCCGCCAAGATGTTCTTCGGCATCATCCGCATCATCGTGCGCGTCGCGCCGATCGGCGCCTTCGGCGCGATGGCGTTCACCGTCGGCGCCTACGGCCTCGGCTCGCTGCTCAATCTCGCCGCCCTGATCGGCACGTTCTATCTGACCAGCATCCTGTTCGTGGTCGTGGTGCTGGGTGCGATCGCGCGGCTCGCCGGCTTCTCGATCCTGCGCTTCATCGCCTACATCAAGGACGAGCTGCTGATCGTGCTCGGCACGTCGTCCTCGGAGACGGTGCTGCCGCAGATGATCCAGAAGATGGAGCATCTCGGCGCCTCGCGCTCCGTGGTCGGCCTCGTCATCCCGACCGGCTACAGCTTCAACCTCGAC
The sequence above is drawn from the Bradyrhizobium amphicarpaeae genome and encodes:
- a CDS encoding dicarboxylate/amino acid:cation symporter, which produces MTQIAIQPAIHPRHQPWYKILYVQVLIAIALGVLIGYFYPDLGKALKPLGDGFIALIKMMIAPVIFCTVVHGISSMGDLKRVGRVGLKSLIYFETVSTVALAIGLLVGEVLQPGHGFNIDPATIDPKSVASYVTKAHEDGIVAHLLGIIPDSYVGAIARGDLLQVLLVSILSGFAIAFLGKAGEPIAEAIDKAAKMFFGIIRIIVRVAPIGAFGAMAFTVGAYGLGSLLNLAALIGTFYLTSILFVVVVLGAIARLAGFSILRFIAYIKDELLIVLGTSSSETVLPQMIQKMEHLGASRSVVGLVIPTGYSFNLDGTNIYMTLATLFLAQATNTHLTIWQELGILGIAMITSKGASGVTGAGFITLAATLSIVPDIPIQSIAILVGIDKFMSECRALTNLIGNGVACVVISISEGELDRNALHETMAHPLEMGEALEPGGSAAS
- a CDS encoding helix-turn-helix transcriptional regulator; the encoded protein is MTSESALLSELIGLVYDAALDPTLWPRALEQACLFVGGSSGILFWHDAATQQSAVLYSFNEEPQYTKLYFGKYLPLNPCFPAASFVEAGIVCASTDLVPFDEMVETRFYKEWMRPQGLIDALATNLEKSAMRSSILAVRMHEEHGLADAEDRRRLALIVPHFQRAVSIGRLFDQSRATQAVLTQTLDNVTAAVFLVGPNGRLVFTNAPGRAMLDEASLLTERNGNLAAVASEAQRALRDALATVESGSATVGGGGPISLSAALSGHWFGDVLPLTSGDRQRTGALHSAVAAVFVRKSSPASPPPLEALAKLYKLTASEIRVIDAIMKASGVKALADLLGLTQATVKTHLHNVFRKTGTARQSELVKLIAGFEPPERA
- a CDS encoding NAD-dependent protein deacetylase, encoding MTNAPLPNHPLQEFVARHQRLFVLTGAGCSTNSGIPDYRDSNGNWKRTQPVNFQAFMSEEQTRRRYWARSLIGWRRFGQARPNDAHHALARLEAGGRCGMLLTQNVDRLHQSAGHRHVIDLHGRLDLVRCMGCDRKIPRDEFQHALGRSNAEWLTLDAADAPDGDADLEHEDFSSFQVPACEACGGILKPDVVFFGENVPRDIVATAQDHLAQADAMLVVGSSLMVYSGFRFVQAAAQRKIPIAAVNLGRTRADDLLTLKVEERCEAALAFLL
- a CDS encoding hydantoinase/oxoprolinase family protein, with the protein product MLEGAEVRLAVDIGGTFTDIVLDVGLDRKTRKLLTTPQRPEQAVLDGMRLILADARAHISDIDVFIHGTTLATNAIIERRGAKTALIATEGFRDVLDIGTESRYDQYDLGIDKPRPLAPRSLRFTVPERVDAHGAVRLALDEASVRALAPKLRELGVESVAIAFLHSYANPEHERRAAAILAEEMPDISVTVSSAVCPEIREYERTSTAVANAYVQPLIDGYLARMADALQIEQFRGAIYLVTSGGGVTSIETARRFPVRLVESGPAGGAIFAAQIAARLGESKVLSFDMGGTTAKICLIEKYQPETSRVFEVDRAARFLKGSGLPVRIPVIEMVEIGAGGGSIAHVDAMKRVTVGPESASSEPGPACYGRGGLRPAVTDADVALGMIDPDAFAGGTIKLDPELSKKALLSSVGEPLGLSAETAAYAVHEVVCENMASAARVHAVERGEIVGQHTLIAFGGAAPLHAARVAEKIGVSRVIVPSNAGVGSAVGFLAAPIAYELVRSRHVRLDDFDTEAVSDLLQEMVTEARALVEPGAAGAPVRERRSAFMRYVGQGHEISVELPNRRLNSADLAGLRQTFEADYSGMFERSIPGAAIEVLSWSVLATTDARNPSAVAAVARKPAGKPSGSRKFFDGRAGEVIEIPLYRREDMAPGATIAGPAVIAEDETSTFVSTSFDAHIDGAGSIVMERKAA
- a CDS encoding DUF1488 domain-containing protein, coding for MIDFPNHNRSYDRTRRAVRFWGHDSTIEASFFIDEGALKQIQPGAHATESGFLNAFDCNRDLICATAARKYVRGSRGSYDLLAGDF
- a CDS encoding SDR family oxidoreductase, producing the protein MPQTDRSTSFHSRLVGQYALVTGASQGIGRAVAVRLAQEGATVAVNYFQNEDRADETLALARAASSDRGHGEPDHFIVKADVGNEHAIAAMFEAILSRWKRLDCLVNNAGFQKESPSEALDVETYRNIIDVNLTGAVLCAQKALAHFVARGGGGSIINCSSVHQIIPKPGYLAYSISKGGMANLTRTLALEFAGRGIRVNAVGPGAIDTPINEAWRDDPKKRGEVTSHIPLGRVGTPEEIAAVFAFLASDDASYITGQTLYACGGLTLFPEFRDNWAS